The Miscanthus floridulus cultivar M001 chromosome 7, ASM1932011v1, whole genome shotgun sequence genome includes a region encoding these proteins:
- the LOC136464574 gene encoding zinc finger protein 8-like — MAKPQEVRSVDSFSQLPFIRPAPAPAQPRDATIRLFGCDFSNDQQRQAQQAKQQDAVADSPDAANGSTVTSESNGGAKSGGAAAAAAAAERKFECHYCCRNFPTSQALGGHQNAHKRERQHAKRAHLQASLAMHRYVPGHMYGLFNYHHHHLGGGRFVDHPAPPPLPLPPPRPAHYPMWTSASPAGPYGGGGPGSMSQPINGSPVPAGLWRVPPPAATTTTATMENFGMSGRHGAGGTAILVGPAGGEGAACKDEKAVMSLLSPSPSLSSCSSTSPEKKLGRCELGHQKESVSLDLHL, encoded by the coding sequence ATGGCGAAGCCGCAGGAGGTGCGCAGCGTCGACTCCTTCTCTCAGCTGCCGTTCATCCGGCCAGCCCCGGCACCGGCGCAGCCAAGGGACGCCACCATCCGGCTGTTCGGCTGCGACTTCTCCAACGACCAGCAGCGGCAGGCGCAGCAGGCCAAGCAGCAGGACGCCGTGGCCGACTCCCCCGACGCCGCCAACGGCAGCACGGTCACGTCCGAGAGCAACGGCGGCGCCAAGAGCGGCGGCGCGgctgcggcggccgcggccgccgagaGGAAGTTCGAGTGCCACTACTGCTGCCGCAACTTCCCGACGTCGCAGGCGCTGGGCGGGCACCAGAACGCGCACAAGCGCGAGCGGCAGCACGCCAAGCGGGCCCACCTCCAGGCCTCCCTCGCCATGCACCGCTACGTGCCCGGCCACATGTACGGCCTCTtcaactaccaccaccaccacctcggcGGCGGCCGCTTCGTCGAccaccccgcgccgccgccgctgccgctgcccccACCCCGGCCGGCGCACTACCCGATGTGGACGAGCGCCAGCCCCGCGGGGCCCTACGGCGGCGGAGGACCAGGCTCTATGTCGCAGCCAATCAACGGGAGCCCGGTGCCGGCGGGGCTCTGGAGGGTGCCGCCCCCTGCGGCGACGACCACCACTGCGACCATGGAGAATTTCGGCATGTCCGGCCGGCACGGCGCTGGTGGCACGGCTATCCTGGTCGGGCCGGCTGGTGGGGAGGGGGCAGCATGCAAGGACGAGAAGGCGGTGATGAGCTTGTTGTCCCCCTCGCCCTCGCTCTCGTCGTGCTCGTCCACGTCGCCGGAGAAGAAGCTAGGTAGGTGTGAATTGGGCCACCAGAAGGAGAGTGTTAGCTTGGACCTCCATTTGTAA